The Fusarium oxysporum f. sp. lycopersici 4287 chromosome 6, whole genome shotgun sequence DNA segment GATCATCTCGATGTCCCTTTTTGATGGTCCTGCGATGAGCAGGTCGTCCACGTAAACGGCAATGTAGGTTTGGCCATTGACGAAGACACCCATGTCGGAAACGAGAGGCTGGAATCCCTGCTCTTGGAGGAATAAAGAGAGAGTCTGGTACCATATCCTAGGTGATTGCTTCAACCCGTATAAGGCTTTTCGTAGTTTCCAGACTCTTCCGGTTCCGTCATCGAAGCCCTCTGGTTGCCCAACGTAGGTCTCTTCGTCGATATTCCCGTAGAGAAAGGCAGTTTTGACATCCATTTGTTCGAGCTCGAGGTCAAGCGCTGCGGCTATAGCAAACATTGCCTTGTAAGTCATAGGCTTGACGACCGAGGCAAACGTCTCGTTGTAGTCGACTCCTTCTTGTTGCTCGAAGCCTCGGACCACGTAGCGTGCTTTGAACCGCAGGATTTCTCCATTAGCTCCCCTCTTGAGTTTGAATACCCACTTCCCCCTTAGTGCCTTCCGGTCTGGTGGCAGCTTTGCCAAGGTGTAGACTCCGTTCTCCTTAATGGAGTCCATCTCGGCTGTCATTCCCTTGAGCCAGTCCTCCCACTGAAGGGAATCTTGGGCTTCCTTTATCGTTCGGGGCTCCGCCTCATCTTCCAAGGAAGCCGCAAGATTGACGTGGGCGCACACGAGGTTTGTGAGAGTATTGGTTCCTAAGAGCAGGTACCTTGAAGGAAGCTTTGCCTTGGTCGATCTCTGCGAGACTCGGAGCTCTTCGTCCCAGTCTGTCGGCCCGGTCGAGTCATGATGAGGCTCGGATGTTCGTACATGAATAGTGCCTGTTTCATCCTCCGGTATGATCTCTTCAACCTGTGGGATGGCATCGTGTCGTGGAGGAGCTGCTTTCTTGGGTGAAGGTTCTGGCTCTGGATACAAGGTAGGTCCCTCGCTTCTCGTTCTCTTCGATCCAGTAGGTGTTCCTGTTGCCTCGTGAAAGCTGGATTCGTCGAAGATGACAttgttggcgatgaagacTCGGCTATTGTTGTCTACGACAATGTAGTTACTGGAGCCTTGATATCCAAGAAGTCGACACTGAATCGTCTTTGCACGAAGCTTTTGTCTCTTGGCGGATGGCAATATGGCCCATCCATTTGCACCAATAACGCGGAGATGAGAGAGGTCTGGCTTGTCTCCGAACCACGCCTCATAGGGCGTCTTGTTCAGGGCCTTGCTAGGGCTTCTATTCCGTATATACACGGCCGCGTAGAGGATATAGGGCCAGAGCTTTCGCGGCAGGTTCGATCGCTCGAGTGTGGGTGTAACCTTTTCTTGAAGCACACGATTAAAGGCCTCCGCAATCCCATTCTGCTCATGCTGATCGGTCGCAGTATAGTAGATGCTGATGCCCTTGTTGTCGCAGAAGATGCATAGCTGGTCACTGCGGTTTTCGCCACCCTGGTCAACGTGAAGGTAATGGCACCGACGTTTCCGGCCTCTCATACGTGTCGACGAAATATTTGAAACACCTTGTGAACTCAGACTTTTCCCTGACCGCGTATGCCCAGCCCATGCGGGTAAAGTCGTCGACGAAGACAACCCAATATCGTGAGCCGTCATAGGCAGCGTCTGGAAACGGCCCTGCAATGTCTGCATGGACGCATTCTAGCGGGTACGTCCCTTTCCGGATTGACTTTTGGTGCGGGCGCTCTTTCTGTTTTCCAACTATGCAAGGTTCGCAATTTTCTCCGCGTAGAATCGGATGGATACCGTGCGCCATTCCCCTCAGGGCCTTGATTCCGCTCTCGCTTAGATGTCCAAGTCTTTCGTGCCATATTTGAAGTTCGGGGTCGCCAATAACAAGTGACGCCAAGGCAGCGTTGATCGCTTCGTCTGGTTGGTCCACGACATAGATCCCTAATCGTACAGTTGCTGTCAGGATTACTCGATTGTCGTATGCCACCCTGGCTTGGTTGTCGCCGAAAGAGACTTTTGCCCCCTTCCTTGTTAAGGCAGATATCGAAACAAGGTTGACACGCCCTTCTGGGGAGTATACTGAGTTGTCGAGCGCCAGGTGTCGCGGACCGTCAAGCCCTTTCAGCCGCAGGATATAGTTTCCCAGACCCTGAGGGGTGATTTGTGTCTCGCCGATTCCAACTGTCTGTCCGCCGCTCCAGGGATGAAGGGTGCTGAAGTTTTCCCTTTTGCAAAAGGTGTGCATCGAAGCTCCGCTATCCAAAACGTGTACTTTCTCGAGTAAATCGCTCAACCTTTGACCCTGGTACAAGGGTGTGCACCACCGAATTCAGTCAACTGAATGGCTCGGTGGCGGTGAGTTAGCCTGGTCAACCACCGTTTCTGGTTCGGTTGTTGGCTCTTGGATGATCTTGGCGCTGCTTTCTCCTGAATCGCTTATCGTTCAGGCGTTTCTTAAGCTCTGGGTGAAGTAACCAGCAGGCATCTGAGGTATGCCCAAGTGTTGAATGTTGGAGGGTTcaccctcaacttcaggATTAAGGTTCAGGATTAAAGTTTGAAGCCCTAAACTTAGATCGTAGGActttcatctaggactttctAGGACTCAAGTCCTAGAAGGAACCAGTCAAAGATATAAGGTCTCAATAGTCCTTCGATTGCGacagaagaaagaaatataCACGATTCACCTGAATATCTGACACCAAGCTTCTTGCAGTAGCTACAGCTCGTGAAATTTTGCTCCTTGAAGGCAGCGACCATAGCGGCGTGCTTGATtgtctcttggtcttggtcctGTTGTTGCATCCGCTGACTATGTTCCTCCTGCTCAGCAGCTCTAGTAGCTTCTTCGATAGTAGTAGCTGCCTTGGTGACGATGCCTTCGAGGTTCCGTTCGGGTAGTAGGCTGTGGCTCTGAAGAAATGCAGTGAGGAATACTTGATACTTAGGTCCAAGTCCATTGAGAAACTTCTCTATCAGTTGTGGCTGTCCAATCTGACTAGTTTCGTCTAGTTGAAGGACTTGGTCTCGAGACTTTCGTAATTGCCGAGAGAAGTCGGATACATTTTCGCAGTTGCCCAGAGTGAGCCGATCGAACTTTTGCTGGAGGTCGTGGAATACGCTGCTACCCTTTGGTTTGAAGTGCTGCTCCAGCGTTTTAAGGATGTTCGCTAAGTTATTGAGACCTTGGACTTCCTGTCTGGGACGGAAACCAAGCCGATATCGAACTGCTCCGCACGCCCGTGCTTGTCTCTGATGCCAAGCATCTAGCTTTTCTTCGAAGTCGACGTCCGAGAGATTGCCTTGCACCGGTGGGTCTCGTTTTCTCTCCAGGAGGTCGTCACAACCAGACAGGGCCAGTAGGTCTCGGATTTCCTCGTTCCAGTTGATCCAGCCTTCAGAGGATTCAAGCTTGGCAACTCCGGAAAGATTTCCGCTCAGATTCGAGTCTTTGCCGTCTGACATATTGAAGTAATGTAAtgtgttgatgttgttggcttGTTTTCGATGAAGGTAGAGGTAAGCCAGGAAGTCTAGGACGTGCTTCTTATAGATAGCGCCCGCAGACACCCTAGGTGGTGGAAAGCTTGCAGAGGCGTGCCACATCCAACAGAGCAAAAAGGTCATACATTTGATCAAACCGGAAGGAAGGTCTTCCAGCTGTTTAGACAGGCTGTTTAGACCGGCAGCCCGGAAGTCCGGACTTCCTGTCAGAGGTTGGTGTGATCTGTGTTTCCCAAAAAGCAAGTTCAACACAACAGCTTAGatagaagaaagaaaaaaaaaaagctttTCTGCAGGTCATTTCCATCTGACTGTGTGATAAAGGGAAGAAAGTGTCGAGATTGGTAAATGATCAAGTACCGGGTTCTTCGTTCAAGAGACAGCAGGATGAAGGGCCGTAATTCTGGCGGGGTCCAAGACCGCTGTTGAGTCTCCGCTGCAGTGGAAGGGACTGTGAGGTCCTTGTGAGTAAGGGACGGATAATTAGGGAGGAGACTCAGCTTTAGATTTAGTTTAGCCTTCCGGGCTCATAACCTGTTGAAATGGGAAGATTcatatttttttatttttcatTCAAAATATGCAGTAGGAGAACTACTGGTTATGTACAGGCACCACCTCCGTGGAATGTTCCACCTTGTTCCACACCTTGCCACCGACTTGGTCGTCTCACATTTGTGATCTCCAACAGTTGTGTATCAAATCTATCAAATGTTATTTCAAATCGAGGATCTTGTATTTGTTTGATTGAAATAAAATTTTGGCatatttgattgatttgatttggGGGCTGCGTTGACTCTGACGAGAGAAAATAGAAAAAGGCATCATCAAGTCGACaatcaataacatcacaacattctgATCCACATCTTAATACACTTACCCCATCGTACAGCTGCGTATCCAACACATATAGTCCATGATCCCTCAGGGTCGTGTAAAAGGACGAGGCATTTTCATATTCATGTTGTTGATTCAAGCAGTTTGAACAGATATATAAACgaactatataataaaaaaatatataaatctaaaaaATGTCAAAGATGACGGAGAAAACTCTAGTACTTGGCCTCCTTCTCAGACTTGACATCAAAGCGGTCCAGGTTCATAACCTTGGTCCACGCTGAAATGAAATCCCTCACAAACTTCTCCTTCGCATCAGTGCTACCATAAACCTCAGAAATAGCACGCAGCTCAGCGTGAGATCCGAAGACAAGATCAGCGCGGGTAGCAGTCCACTTGGCGGACTTGGTGGCACGGTCAGTACCAGTCCAGAGCTCACCACGGTCGTCCTTCTTGCTCCATGAGTAGGCGGGAGAGAGAAGGTTGACGAAGAAGTCGTTGGTGAGTTggcccttcttctcggtgAGGATACCGTTGGATGAGCCGTCGAAGTTGGCGTTCAAGGCACGGAGACCACCGACAAGGACGGTCATCTCGGGAGGAGTAAGGGTAAGAAGAGCAGCGCGGTCAACGAGAATCTCCTCGGTGCGAGCACGAGCAGTGCCATGACCGTAGTTACGGAACCCGTCAGCAAGAGGCTCAAGGTAACCGAACTGAACAAGATCGGTCTGGTTCTGGGTAGCATCAACACGACCAGGAGTGAAGGGAACCTCAACGCCCTTGAAGCCAGCATCCTGggcagccttctcaacagcgGCAACACCGCCGAGAACGATCAGGTCAGCGAGAGAGACCTGATTAGGGCCGGACTTGGAGTTGAAAtccttctggatcttcttcagGGCGGAGAGGACctgcttcagctgcttggGGTTGTTGCTGGCCCAGCTGACCTGAGGCTCAAGAGCAATGCGAGCACCGTTGGCACCACCACGCTTGTCAGTCCCACGGAAAGTAGAAGCAGAGTTCCAAGCAGTAGAAACAAGCTTGGAAACAGTAAGACCATCAGTAGAAAGAATAGCAGACTTGAGGCTAGAGATGTCACCCTCGCTGATGATGTCTCCCTTTCGCTCAGGGAGAGGATCCTGCCAGATAAATTTCTCCTTAGGAACCTCAGGTCCAAGGTAACGAGAAACAGGGCCGAGATCACGGTGGAGAAGCTTGTACCAAGCACGAGCGAAAGCCTGGTTCATCTCCTTGGGGTGGTCGTGCCAGCGCTTGCAGATCTTGAGGTAGGAAGGGTCATTAATGAGGGCGAGATCGCTGGTGAGCATAGTGGGTCTGCGGAACTTGCCCTTGACGAAGGGGTCTGGGTATTCGAGTTTGCCGTCGAGGGCTTCCCATTGCTTGTGGCCTGCGGGACTCTCGACCAGAGTCCAGTTGTTGCCGAGAAGACTCTTGAGGAAGTGGTTGCTCCACCTGAGAACTATTAGTTGGAGGGAGGGTCAATGAGAGGGAGAGGACGTACTTGGTGGGAGTCGTAGACCAGA contains these protein-coding regions:
- a CDS encoding catalase-peroxidase 2 (At least one base has a quality score < 10); this translates as MHVQSLLLASGLVPFVASQGCPFAKRATDNNLVPPREIPEDFGICRVASNQAGGGTRSRGFWPCALRLDVLRQFSPQYNPLGADFDYAEAFKSLDYESLKRDLKALLTDSQDWWPADHGSYGGLFIRMSWHSAGTYRAMDGRGGAGMGQQRFAPLDSWPDNQNLDKARRLLWPIKQKYGSKISWADMIVLAGNVALEHSGFETLGFAGGRADTWEADESIYWGAESTFVPKGNDVRYNGSTDIYERADKLEKPLGATHFGLIYVNPEGPDGSSDPKASALDIRTAFGRMGMDDEETAALIIGGHTLGKTHGAVSSKNIGPEPMAADLGEMGLGWHNSVNEGNGPDQMTSGLEVIWSTTPTKWSNHFLKSLLGNNWTLVESPAGHKQWEALDGKLEYPDPFVKGKFRRPTMLTSDLALINDPSYLKICKRWHDHPKEMNQAFARAWYKLLHRDLGPVSRYLGPEVPKEKFIWQDPLPERKGDIISEGDISSLKSAILSTDGLTVSKLVSTAWNSASTFRGTDKRGGANGARIALEPQVSWASNNPKQLKQVLSALKKIQKDFNSKSGPNQVSLADLIVLGGVAAVEKAAQDAGFKGVEVPFTPGRVDATQNQTDLVQFGYLEPLADGFRNYGHGTARARTEEILVDRAALLTLTPPEMTVLVGGLRALNANFDGSSNGILTEKKGQLTNDFFVNLLSPAYSWSKKDDRGELWTGTDRATKSAKWTATRADLVFGSHAELRAISEVYGSTDAKEKFVRDFISAWTKVMNLDRFDVKSEKEAKY